Sequence from the Chloroflexota bacterium genome:
CAACGTAGCCTGAGTTTGGACGGCTGAACCGAGATAGGCCAGGAAGCAGGTGGTGATTCCGGTCGGGTCGAAGCCGTCACTGCCGCCGATGAACTGCAAGGTGATCTCTTGTCGAAGGAGCGGGCGAGGCGGGGCCAGCACCAACGGCGCCGGCGACCCCTGGATCGCCGTTGAGAGAATAGCCACGTCTTCACCGTTCTCGGCGAAGACGAAACGATCATTCACCAGCCGGACACTGACGCCCTCGCCCAAATCGCCGCCATCAGCCTCAAGGCTGGTAATCTCGGCGAGGTCGTTCACCAGCGGCGGCCTTTTCAATGGCGGGTAATAGCCGACAGCGTCACACTCTTTCTGCAGCCAGCCGTAATTGCCGTAAGCGGCAACCTCTTCCGGGCCGTTGATGGTTTCGTCCAAAATCTGGCGCAGGCGGCGAGCTTGATCGGCAGTGGCGGTGATGAGGTGAGTGCGCTGACCGCTGCCGAAAAAGTTGGCGTAAAGCACAAATTCCACGCTGGCATAGTTGATGCCCTGGCGCACAAAACCCATTGAGCCAAGTTGTCGCCCGGCGGGCATGTCGGGCGGCAGGAGGAGGGTCTTGGGCGGTTTGAGGCCTTCGGCCAGCAAATATTTGAGGGCTTCCGGGGGGCAGTTGACCAACACGCTGCCGGCCAGCGTGTCCACGACGTACATGCTGTTCGGCAAGGGGCGAATGCGGTCAGAGTTGGCGGGGGTCATTAGGATCGGAAGAAAATCACAATATAGTCAGCGCGGGCAGGACGCTCCACACAATACCAGCCTGCCCCAGAATGTAAGTGAGCCAGACCACTTCGCTCACATAAGGCCAGTTGTTCTGGCGGAAAATCTGATTACCCAATATTACATCCGAAATCAAAAATAGGAATGCCCCAACTGACAAAAGTCCCAACCGCCCATCAGCCAGGGACAGCGCCACGGCGGTGGAGACCATCACCGTGATGAGCAGAGTATATCCCAGAGCGCCGTAATTCAACAACTGCGGCGCGGCCGGGTTGTGAATGAGCGCCCGCCACAGCACCAGCCCCAATGCCAGAAAGCCTGCCACCGCCCCGCCCCAGAGCGGCGCCCGCAAAATGCCGAGCGCCTGCCCGCCGGCCACGTAGGCGGCGATGTAAGTGAGGTGCGCCAACCCAAAGACGACGATGCCGCCCAGCACCCGGTTTGGCAGGCGAATGATTTCGGCCATGATCAGGTCGGCGACGAATGAAATACTCA
This genomic interval carries:
- a CDS encoding lysoplasmalogenase, giving the protein MFSPTTSLTLFSLLALFILSNIAAILFGQPSPDRTRRAIPWLQRSTSLQLAIMAWLFWVLAARGTALATFALLIAFGMSISFVADLIMAEIIRLPNRVLGGIVVFGLAHLTYIAAYVAGGQALGILRAPLWGGAVAGFLALGLVLWRALIHNPAAPQLLNYGALGYTLLITVMVSTAVALSLADGRLGLLSVGAFLFLISDVILGNQIFRQNNWPYVSEVVWLTYILGQAGIVWSVLPALTIL